A section of the Humulus lupulus chromosome 2, drHumLupu1.1, whole genome shotgun sequence genome encodes:
- the LOC133820001 gene encoding protein OBERON 4 isoform X1 encodes MSKSGGFDIASGLAGKNDKNQTRSNGEKYEKYDRESSRMVRKRSEDDFDGFDRRKGFDRYRDGGGSESSRGYERNVMHRSESFCGSRREFPKGFRSERDRSQREGSVSSWRRFGSGNKEFDEGVSRSRLEERGKRLRDVRSPTWSNSKDSGSEQSRIRSPVRSPPRGFRDRKSMSKSKSPTWSKDSVGSEQSKFVEVKKNEDVQVESGSRSSSEMEEGELEPEPELEAEAKAEEAKPISAPGVKAEKEDVQGCSGMDVDYREIDSAKDTSDTVVEDKNKSACEEEMEEVNKKGISEVKDVVDEVDNLLNHEDNMASENLDSGETCNEGDQKENESLRGDDECKDHTEQEIVQEKPLESEEQHKHDKVIDLEAKAEDVEERELNKEVIGENGVPEEDMSKVNECVAQSFKDKGKSVVVTPTHIANSVNLASWNEREPRDLLTCRDSDIEGPSTRGFELFGSSPIRRQEKADQSGTNIHKDEKLTLESLDLSLSLPNVLLPIGAAPGSPSHARSVQSLTNTFPTNSDGMTASMSFSGSQSFYHNPSCSLTQNSMDNFEQSVGSRPLFQGVDWQALSQNEPKSNEVSFYQRILTNGNGNGSHQQPQSISNNQSSQAQHLRVPEGSSKLTNGLERQLSFHKQLSGHSRNPDNVRSPSHSVGSHELGSSYSFDRKRLMREKSSASLYRTSSSKMDQEHFPIGGAEFVETVISRIVSEPIHVMARTFHEMTGQSLSCLKDSICEIMRNGEKRRQLGALQKELLERPDITLELLLKSHRTQLEILVALNTGLPDFLQQEMSVSSSDLAEIFMNLRCRNLACRSPLPVDECDCKVCSQKKGFCSSCMCLVCSKYDMASNTCSWVGCDVCLHWCHADCGLRDSYIRNGRSAMGAQGTSEMQFHCVACDHPSEMFGFVKEVFQNFAKDWSAETLSKELEYVKRIFAASKDLRGKRLYEIAGQMLSRLKNKTDLPEVYSYIMTFLNDVDSFKLNNMSLTSGKEQGKGSSSGSGIAGPSLEPAWLKSVYSEKVPQLEIPASLLPSYSHDRNDKRSVDLELRTNTPKEPLFDELESIVRIKQAEAKMFQTRADEARRDADSLQRIAIAKNGKIEDEYASRIANLHLAEAERLRKQKFEELQAQERENREYFSMKMRMDAEIKDLFLKMEATKRNLATS; translated from the exons CCGGGAGAGCTCCAGGATGGTACGAAAGCGATCAGAAGATGATTTTGATGGTTTTGATAGGAGGAAAGGGTTTGATCGGTATAGAGATGGTGGTGGTAGCGAGAGTAGTAGAGGGTATGAAAGGAATGTAATGCACAGGTCAGAGAGCTTCTGTGGATCAAGGAGGGAGTTCCCTAAAGGGTTTCGGTCAGAGCGTGACCGCTCACAGAGAGAAGGGAGTGTGTCATCTTGGCGAAGATTTGGCAGTGGGAATAAGGAGTTTGATGAAGGAGTTAGCAGGAGTAGATTAGAGGAGAGAGGAAAGAGACTTAGGGATGTAAGGTCCCCGACATGGTCGAATTCAAAGGATTCAGGAAGCGAGCAATCAAGGATTAGGTCTCCTGTCAGGTCTCCTCCAAGAGGATTCAGGGATAGGAAGTCAATGTCAAAGTCTAAGTCTCCGACTTGGTCCAAGGATTCAGTTGGAAGTGAACAATCAAAGTTTGTTGAAGTGAAGAAAAATGAGGACGTTCAAGTTGAGAGTGGGAGTAGGAGTAGCAGTGAAATGGAGGAAGGAGAGCTTGAACCAGAGCCTGAACTTGAAGCAGAAGCCAAAGCTGAAGAAGCCAAACCCATATCAGCTCCTGGAGTTAAAGCTGAAAAGGAAGATGTACAGGGTTGTTCTGGAATGGATGTTGATTATAGAGAGATCGATAGTGCTAAAGATACGAGCGATACTGTTGTGGAGGATAAAAATAAGTCAGCATGTGAAGAAGAGATGGAGGAAGTGAATAAGAAAGGAATTTCTGAAGTAAAAGATGTGGTTGATGAAGTCGATAACCTGCTAAATCATGAGGATAATATGGCTAGCGAAAATCTTGACAGTGGGGAGACCTGTAATGAAGGTGATCAGAAAGAGAACGAAAGTTTGAGGGGTGACGATGAATGTAAGGACCATACAGAACAAGAAATAGTTCAGGAAAAGCCATTGGAATCTGAAGAACAACACAAGCACGACAAGGTTATTGATCTTGAAGCTAAGGCTGAAGACGTCGAAGAAAGGGAATTGAATAAGGAAGTCATAGGGGAGAATGGAGTGCCTGAGGAAGATATGTCAAAGGTAAATGAATGTGTGGCTCAAAGCTTTAAGGACAAAGGGAAAAGTGTAGTGGTGACTCCTACTCATATTGCCAATTCTGTGAATCTTGCTAGTTGGAATGAAAGAGAACCTAGAGATCTTTTAACTTGCAGAGACAGTGATATAGAAGGACCGAGCACCAGAGGATTTGAGTTATTTGGTAGCTCCCCTATTAGAAGACAAGAGAAAGCTGATCAATCTGGTACTAATATTCATAAGGATGAAAAGCTTACACTTGAGTCACTTGATCTTTCTCTTAGCTTGCCAAATGTGTTATTACCTATTGGTGCAGCCCCGGGTTCTCCTAGTCATGCAAGAAGCGTTCAGTCCTTGACTAATACATTTCCTACTAATTCAGATGGGATGACAGCATCAATGTCCTTTTCAGGTTCTCAATCATTTTATCACAACCCAAGCTGTTCTTTGACACAGAATTCTATGGATAACTTTGAACAGTCGGTTGGCAGCCGTCCCCTTTTTCAGGGGGTTGATTGGCAGGCACTGTCTCAGAATGAGCCTAAAAGTAATGAAGTCTCCTTTTATCAAAGAATCTTAACGAATGGGAATGGAAACGGTTCTCATCAACAGCCTCAATCCATTTCAAACAATCAATCTTCACAAGCTCAACATCTTAGGGTTCCTGAAGGTAGCTCTAAATTAACTAATGGATTGGAAAGACAGCTTAGCTTCCATAAGCAATTGTCAGGACACTCTAGGAACCCTGATAATGTCAGGTCACCTTCTCATAGTGTTGGTTCTCACGAACTTGGATCTAGTTACAGTTTTGATAGGAAGAGACTAATGAGAGAAAAAAGTAGTGCTAGCTTGTATAGGACTAGTAGTTCTAAAATGGACCAGGAACACTTTCCTATTGGTGGGGCTGAATTTGTTGAGACAGTCATTTCCCGGATAGTGTCAGAACCAATACATGTCATGGCTAGAACATTTCATGAAATGACTGGACAATCCTTATCATGCCTCAAGGATAGCATTTGTGAGATCATGCGAAATGGAGAAAAGCGTAGGCAATTAGGTGCTTTACAGAAAGAACTGCTGGAAAGGCCTGACATAACCCTGGAATTACTACTAAAATCTCATAGGACACAGTTGGAAATATTGGTTGCTCTGAACACTGGTCTACCGGATTTTCTTCAGCAAGAAATGAGTGTTTCATCCTCGGATTTGGCTGAGATTTTTATGAATTTGAGATGCAGAAATCTTGCTTGTCGGAGTCCACTGCCTGTAGATGAATGTGATTGCAAAGTTTGCTCTCAGAAGAAGGGTTTTTGCAGTTCCTGTATGTGTCTTGTCTGCTCGAAATATGACATGGCATCCAATACATGTAGTTGGGTTGGGTGTGATGTTTGTCTTCACTGGTGCCATGCGGACTGTGGGTTACGCGACTCTTATATTAGAAATGGGCGCAGTGCAATGGGGGCACAAGGAACATCTGAGATGCAATTCCATTGTGTTGCCTGTGATCACCCATCTGAGATGTTTGGCTTTGTGAAAgaagtttttcaaaattttgcCAAGGACTGGTCAGCTGAAACTCTTTCCAAGGAACTTGAATATGTCAAGAGAATTTTTGCTGCAAGCAAGGACTTGAGAGGGAAACGACTCTATGAGATTGCTGGTCAGATGTTGTCAAGATTGAAAAATAAGACTGACCTTCCTGAAGTTTACAGTTATATAATGACCTTCTTAAAcg ATGTTGATTCTTTCAAGCTAAACAATATGTCTTTAACATCTGGGAAGGAACAAGGTAAAGGAAGCAGCAGTGGGAGTGGGATTGCTGGGCCAAGCCTAGAGCCTGCATGGCTTAAATCGGTATATTCGGAAAAGGTTCCTCAGTTGGAAATACCTGCAAGTTTACTTCCTAGTTACAGCCATGACCGAAATGACAAGCGCAGTGTGGACTTGGAGTTGCGCACAAACACTCCCAAGGAACCTCTTTTCGATGAGCTGGAGAGTATTGTAAGAATTAAACAAGCAGAGGCCAAAATGTTCCAAACAAGGGCAGATGAAGCAAGAAGGGATGCAGACAGCCTGCAACGGATAGCCATTGCCAAAAATGGAAAGATCGAAGATGAGTATGCTAGTAGAATTGCCAACTTGCACTTGGCTGAAGCTGAGCGGTTGCGTAAACAAAAATTTGAAGAACTGCAGGCTCAAGAGCGAGAAAATCGCGAATACTTCAGTATGAAAATGAGAATGGATGCAGAAATCAAAGACCTGTTTTTGAAAATGGAAGCTACCAAGCGAAACCTTGCAACATCATGA
- the LOC133820001 gene encoding protein OBERON 4 isoform X2, protein MVRKRSEDDFDGFDRRKGFDRYRDGGGSESSRGYERNVMHRSESFCGSRREFPKGFRSERDRSQREGSVSSWRRFGSGNKEFDEGVSRSRLEERGKRLRDVRSPTWSNSKDSGSEQSRIRSPVRSPPRGFRDRKSMSKSKSPTWSKDSVGSEQSKFVEVKKNEDVQVESGSRSSSEMEEGELEPEPELEAEAKAEEAKPISAPGVKAEKEDVQGCSGMDVDYREIDSAKDTSDTVVEDKNKSACEEEMEEVNKKGISEVKDVVDEVDNLLNHEDNMASENLDSGETCNEGDQKENESLRGDDECKDHTEQEIVQEKPLESEEQHKHDKVIDLEAKAEDVEERELNKEVIGENGVPEEDMSKVNECVAQSFKDKGKSVVVTPTHIANSVNLASWNEREPRDLLTCRDSDIEGPSTRGFELFGSSPIRRQEKADQSGTNIHKDEKLTLESLDLSLSLPNVLLPIGAAPGSPSHARSVQSLTNTFPTNSDGMTASMSFSGSQSFYHNPSCSLTQNSMDNFEQSVGSRPLFQGVDWQALSQNEPKSNEVSFYQRILTNGNGNGSHQQPQSISNNQSSQAQHLRVPEGSSKLTNGLERQLSFHKQLSGHSRNPDNVRSPSHSVGSHELGSSYSFDRKRLMREKSSASLYRTSSSKMDQEHFPIGGAEFVETVISRIVSEPIHVMARTFHEMTGQSLSCLKDSICEIMRNGEKRRQLGALQKELLERPDITLELLLKSHRTQLEILVALNTGLPDFLQQEMSVSSSDLAEIFMNLRCRNLACRSPLPVDECDCKVCSQKKGFCSSCMCLVCSKYDMASNTCSWVGCDVCLHWCHADCGLRDSYIRNGRSAMGAQGTSEMQFHCVACDHPSEMFGFVKEVFQNFAKDWSAETLSKELEYVKRIFAASKDLRGKRLYEIAGQMLSRLKNKTDLPEVYSYIMTFLNDVDSFKLNNMSLTSGKEQGKGSSSGSGIAGPSLEPAWLKSVYSEKVPQLEIPASLLPSYSHDRNDKRSVDLELRTNTPKEPLFDELESIVRIKQAEAKMFQTRADEARRDADSLQRIAIAKNGKIEDEYASRIANLHLAEAERLRKQKFEELQAQERENREYFSMKMRMDAEIKDLFLKMEATKRNLATS, encoded by the exons ATGGTACGAAAGCGATCAGAAGATGATTTTGATGGTTTTGATAGGAGGAAAGGGTTTGATCGGTATAGAGATGGTGGTGGTAGCGAGAGTAGTAGAGGGTATGAAAGGAATGTAATGCACAGGTCAGAGAGCTTCTGTGGATCAAGGAGGGAGTTCCCTAAAGGGTTTCGGTCAGAGCGTGACCGCTCACAGAGAGAAGGGAGTGTGTCATCTTGGCGAAGATTTGGCAGTGGGAATAAGGAGTTTGATGAAGGAGTTAGCAGGAGTAGATTAGAGGAGAGAGGAAAGAGACTTAGGGATGTAAGGTCCCCGACATGGTCGAATTCAAAGGATTCAGGAAGCGAGCAATCAAGGATTAGGTCTCCTGTCAGGTCTCCTCCAAGAGGATTCAGGGATAGGAAGTCAATGTCAAAGTCTAAGTCTCCGACTTGGTCCAAGGATTCAGTTGGAAGTGAACAATCAAAGTTTGTTGAAGTGAAGAAAAATGAGGACGTTCAAGTTGAGAGTGGGAGTAGGAGTAGCAGTGAAATGGAGGAAGGAGAGCTTGAACCAGAGCCTGAACTTGAAGCAGAAGCCAAAGCTGAAGAAGCCAAACCCATATCAGCTCCTGGAGTTAAAGCTGAAAAGGAAGATGTACAGGGTTGTTCTGGAATGGATGTTGATTATAGAGAGATCGATAGTGCTAAAGATACGAGCGATACTGTTGTGGAGGATAAAAATAAGTCAGCATGTGAAGAAGAGATGGAGGAAGTGAATAAGAAAGGAATTTCTGAAGTAAAAGATGTGGTTGATGAAGTCGATAACCTGCTAAATCATGAGGATAATATGGCTAGCGAAAATCTTGACAGTGGGGAGACCTGTAATGAAGGTGATCAGAAAGAGAACGAAAGTTTGAGGGGTGACGATGAATGTAAGGACCATACAGAACAAGAAATAGTTCAGGAAAAGCCATTGGAATCTGAAGAACAACACAAGCACGACAAGGTTATTGATCTTGAAGCTAAGGCTGAAGACGTCGAAGAAAGGGAATTGAATAAGGAAGTCATAGGGGAGAATGGAGTGCCTGAGGAAGATATGTCAAAGGTAAATGAATGTGTGGCTCAAAGCTTTAAGGACAAAGGGAAAAGTGTAGTGGTGACTCCTACTCATATTGCCAATTCTGTGAATCTTGCTAGTTGGAATGAAAGAGAACCTAGAGATCTTTTAACTTGCAGAGACAGTGATATAGAAGGACCGAGCACCAGAGGATTTGAGTTATTTGGTAGCTCCCCTATTAGAAGACAAGAGAAAGCTGATCAATCTGGTACTAATATTCATAAGGATGAAAAGCTTACACTTGAGTCACTTGATCTTTCTCTTAGCTTGCCAAATGTGTTATTACCTATTGGTGCAGCCCCGGGTTCTCCTAGTCATGCAAGAAGCGTTCAGTCCTTGACTAATACATTTCCTACTAATTCAGATGGGATGACAGCATCAATGTCCTTTTCAGGTTCTCAATCATTTTATCACAACCCAAGCTGTTCTTTGACACAGAATTCTATGGATAACTTTGAACAGTCGGTTGGCAGCCGTCCCCTTTTTCAGGGGGTTGATTGGCAGGCACTGTCTCAGAATGAGCCTAAAAGTAATGAAGTCTCCTTTTATCAAAGAATCTTAACGAATGGGAATGGAAACGGTTCTCATCAACAGCCTCAATCCATTTCAAACAATCAATCTTCACAAGCTCAACATCTTAGGGTTCCTGAAGGTAGCTCTAAATTAACTAATGGATTGGAAAGACAGCTTAGCTTCCATAAGCAATTGTCAGGACACTCTAGGAACCCTGATAATGTCAGGTCACCTTCTCATAGTGTTGGTTCTCACGAACTTGGATCTAGTTACAGTTTTGATAGGAAGAGACTAATGAGAGAAAAAAGTAGTGCTAGCTTGTATAGGACTAGTAGTTCTAAAATGGACCAGGAACACTTTCCTATTGGTGGGGCTGAATTTGTTGAGACAGTCATTTCCCGGATAGTGTCAGAACCAATACATGTCATGGCTAGAACATTTCATGAAATGACTGGACAATCCTTATCATGCCTCAAGGATAGCATTTGTGAGATCATGCGAAATGGAGAAAAGCGTAGGCAATTAGGTGCTTTACAGAAAGAACTGCTGGAAAGGCCTGACATAACCCTGGAATTACTACTAAAATCTCATAGGACACAGTTGGAAATATTGGTTGCTCTGAACACTGGTCTACCGGATTTTCTTCAGCAAGAAATGAGTGTTTCATCCTCGGATTTGGCTGAGATTTTTATGAATTTGAGATGCAGAAATCTTGCTTGTCGGAGTCCACTGCCTGTAGATGAATGTGATTGCAAAGTTTGCTCTCAGAAGAAGGGTTTTTGCAGTTCCTGTATGTGTCTTGTCTGCTCGAAATATGACATGGCATCCAATACATGTAGTTGGGTTGGGTGTGATGTTTGTCTTCACTGGTGCCATGCGGACTGTGGGTTACGCGACTCTTATATTAGAAATGGGCGCAGTGCAATGGGGGCACAAGGAACATCTGAGATGCAATTCCATTGTGTTGCCTGTGATCACCCATCTGAGATGTTTGGCTTTGTGAAAgaagtttttcaaaattttgcCAAGGACTGGTCAGCTGAAACTCTTTCCAAGGAACTTGAATATGTCAAGAGAATTTTTGCTGCAAGCAAGGACTTGAGAGGGAAACGACTCTATGAGATTGCTGGTCAGATGTTGTCAAGATTGAAAAATAAGACTGACCTTCCTGAAGTTTACAGTTATATAATGACCTTCTTAAAcg ATGTTGATTCTTTCAAGCTAAACAATATGTCTTTAACATCTGGGAAGGAACAAGGTAAAGGAAGCAGCAGTGGGAGTGGGATTGCTGGGCCAAGCCTAGAGCCTGCATGGCTTAAATCGGTATATTCGGAAAAGGTTCCTCAGTTGGAAATACCTGCAAGTTTACTTCCTAGTTACAGCCATGACCGAAATGACAAGCGCAGTGTGGACTTGGAGTTGCGCACAAACACTCCCAAGGAACCTCTTTTCGATGAGCTGGAGAGTATTGTAAGAATTAAACAAGCAGAGGCCAAAATGTTCCAAACAAGGGCAGATGAAGCAAGAAGGGATGCAGACAGCCTGCAACGGATAGCCATTGCCAAAAATGGAAAGATCGAAGATGAGTATGCTAGTAGAATTGCCAACTTGCACTTGGCTGAAGCTGAGCGGTTGCGTAAACAAAAATTTGAAGAACTGCAGGCTCAAGAGCGAGAAAATCGCGAATACTTCAGTATGAAAATGAGAATGGATGCAGAAATCAAAGACCTGTTTTTGAAAATGGAAGCTACCAAGCGAAACCTTGCAACATCATGA